TTGGTGTCGTGCTCGCCGTTGACGACCACGATCGCTGGCACGCGATGGACGGGGCGCACCACGGCGCCATGCCGGGTGGGATGGAGTTCAGCGACTGGGCAGCGATGCAGCAGCGCATGCGCGAGGTCATGGGTGACGAGGCGTACCAGCGGATGCTCGGCCACATGACCGACCACGCGGCCATGCACGGCATGATGCACGGTGCGACGCCAGCGATGCCCATGACGCCGGGTTGGACGATGCCCGGCATGGTGCCTTAGGCGTCAGCCGAGGCAGCCCCGCAGCGTCCCGAGCTTGATTACCCACTGCCGGGCCATCGTCTCCTCCTCGCGTGAGGTCCCGAGACGTGATGAGCCGCGGCCCAGGGCGTGCAGCATCAACGGGCTCAGGGCCCGCAGGACCGTGTGGTAGAACTGGTCCTCCTCCGTCTGAGGGCCGAGCGTCAAGTGCAGTAGCTCCTCCGCGGCGTCGACATCCTGCCTTAGCTCCTGCATCGCCTCGCGGGGCAGGAAGTCCTTGGCCACGTCCAGGTCCAGGTAGCGCCCCGCGAAGGTCAGCGCTTCCTTCAGGCCCGGGAACCAGCGCCCCATGTCCTTGAGGAACGACTCGCCATAGAGCTCGCAGGCGGCACGCAGGCCGCGGCCCGTCCCGATGAACTCGGGCGGAAGGCCAATCGAGTACAGCGAGGCCGTGAAGGAGATCGCGCGGGGCAGCGGTACCGGCAACTCCGGCATGGAGTCCAGCAGGCGCAGCTCCTCTCGCAGGGCCTCCGAGCCGACCATCTCCGCGAGCCGGCTCGGCTTCGGCATCTGGCGCGAATAGCTGACCGGCGAATGGCGTGTCAGGCGGTCGCGCTGCTCCGGCACCAGGTCGGAGAGGCCGGCAACGGCCTGCGCGAACTTGTGGAACGTGTTGAGGTAGTTCACGGAGAAAAGCACCGCCAGCTCTGCCAGCACCTCGCGGTCATCGCGGTCGGGACGACGTCCGTCTCCCTCGTGCACGCGCCGGCGCAGCTCGGCGATCATCGCCGGCGCCTCGGCAGGGTCGTGGTCGTATCGGATCGCGCCCTGGATCGTTACCGTCCTCGTGCCGGGGAAGCGTTCGAGGAAGTCCGGCAACGAAGGCCCCGTGAGGTGTCCCCGGAACGGCAGCGAGCCGACGCCGATGATCGGGAAGACGGGGCAGTCGAAAGCGTCTCCCGCCTCGAAGGCGTCGATCAGGGCCGCGCGCACGGAGAGCGCCGCCGCCACCATGCCGTATCCCAATGCCGAGTCCGAGTGGCCCAGCATGACCCGCAGGTAGGGCGTGTCGTAGCCCGACCAGCGGCAGAGCTGTAGGTATTCCCTGAGGAGCGACCCCGTGCCGAGGAGCGGCGGCACCTCCTCGATCAGCGGGATGGGCTGGATACCCTCGCCTGTCGGGTTGAGGCCAAACTCCTCCAGGCCCAGCTCCTCGATCGCCCGGAAGCGCCGCCGCACGGCGACGAGCTGGTCCGCCGTCTGCGTCATCGGCACGATGACCTCGCGCACCGCGATGCGCTCCAGCGGCCGGTAAGCCTGGACGTTGGTCTCTACGATCGACATGAGCGCCATGAGCTGGCGGAAGACGTTCTCCTTGTCCGCGCTCGGCGCGCGAGGCGTGACCCTGATTTCGTCGCCAGGTTTCACGCCGTGCTGGAGCAGCGCCAGCACAACCTGCGATGTCTGGTGGTAAGGCGTGAGCTTACCCTCGAAGTCCACCATGATCTCGTCCGCGCCCAGGCCCTCCGGCGGGGGCAGGAGGCCGCGGACTGCCTCGTCCGGCTCCTCCTGGACGGAGACGTAGCGAGAGGCGGCATCGGGATGCTGCGTCAGCATGGCGCAGGGGATGTGTAGTTCGCTCATAGGAGTAATGCTCGTCTGGTCACCTTATAGTTCGGGGCAGAGTTAGTGTCGCGCAGGCCGGCTTCTCGCAGCCGGCTAGGGCTTCAGCAGAACCTTCAGGGCGCCGTCCCGCCTCCCGGCCATGAGGTCGTAGCCTCGCGGCGCTTCCTCCAGCGGCAGGATGTGCGTCGCGATCGGCGAAGGGTCGATCACGCCATTGGCCAGCATCTTCATCAGGGGCTCGATGTAGTTCTTCACCGGCGGGATTCCCGCTGGCACCAGCTTGACGTGCCGGCCTGCCAGGCTACCAGCCGGGAACTCACCGGCGCGCTCGATGCCGACGCCGAGGCTGAGTAGCGTACCCCAGGGCCGGGCCAGCGCCGAGGCCGCGACTAGGCCGGCCAGCGTTCCCGTGGCCTCGACAGCGAGGTCGGCGCCGCGGCCGCCGGTGGCGCCGCGCACGCGCGATAACGGATCTCCCGATTCCATGCTAACAGCCGCGGACCCCAGTCGCTCGGCGGCGGCCAGGCGGGAGGCGTGGCGGTCTATGCCGATGACCGTGGCGGCGCCCATGGCCCTCGCAAGGAGCTGGGTGCAGACGCCCGTCGGTCCGCAGCCGACGACGGCGACGCTGTCGCCGGCCGCCAGCCCCGCGAGTTGGAGTCCGGCGAAGGTGCCAGGCAAGATGTCGGAGAGGAACGCCGCCTGCGTGTCCGTGATCGCGTCCGGCAGTTTTTCGAGGACTGCCGTCGCGGAAGGCACCCGCACGAACTCCGCCTGGGCGCCGCCCAGCGCGCCGAAGCCGTACACCTGGCGCCTCTCACAGGCCGTCAGCAGGCCCTTCTTGCAGTAGAAGCAGCCGCCGCAGAAGACCGAAAAGGGGCTCACCACGCGCTCCCCTGGCTTCAGGCCGGTCACTTCCGGCCCAACGTCCTCGATGACGCCGCAGAACTCGTGGCCGATGATGGCGTCCGGCGCGCCCGGTATCCGGCCCTGCAGGACGCGGACGTCGGTGCCGCAGATCGCTGCCATCGATACGCGCACGATGGCGTCCGTGGGCTCCTCGATGCGCGGCGCCGGCCTCTCCTCCACCGCGACATGCCCCTGGCCCTTGAAGACGACGGCTTTCACAACAGGGGAAGGATAGCC
This genomic stretch from Dehalococcoidia bacterium harbors:
- the ppcA gene encoding phosphoenolpyruvate carboxylase → MSELHIPCAMLTQHPDAASRYVSVQEEPDEAVRGLLPPPEGLGADEIMVDFEGKLTPYHQTSQVVLALLQHGVKPGDEIRVTPRAPSADKENVFRQLMALMSIVETNVQAYRPLERIAVREVIVPMTQTADQLVAVRRRFRAIEELGLEEFGLNPTGEGIQPIPLIEEVPPLLGTGSLLREYLQLCRWSGYDTPYLRVMLGHSDSALGYGMVAAALSVRAALIDAFEAGDAFDCPVFPIIGVGSLPFRGHLTGPSLPDFLERFPGTRTVTIQGAIRYDHDPAEAPAMIAELRRRVHEGDGRRPDRDDREVLAELAVLFSVNYLNTFHKFAQAVAGLSDLVPEQRDRLTRHSPVSYSRQMPKPSRLAEMVGSEALREELRLLDSMPELPVPLPRAISFTASLYSIGLPPEFIGTGRGLRAACELYGESFLKDMGRWFPGLKEALTFAGRYLDLDVAKDFLPREAMQELRQDVDAAEELLHLTLGPQTEEDQFYHTVLRALSPLMLHALGRGSSRLGTSREEETMARQWVIKLGTLRGCLG
- a CDS encoding alcohol dehydrogenase catalytic domain-containing protein, with the protein product MKAVVFKGQGHVAVEERPAPRIEEPTDAIVRVSMAAICGTDVRVLQGRIPGAPDAIIGHEFCGVIEDVGPEVTGLKPGERVVSPFSVFCGGCFYCKKGLLTACERRQVYGFGALGGAQAEFVRVPSATAVLEKLPDAITDTQAAFLSDILPGTFAGLQLAGLAAGDSVAVVGCGPTGVCTQLLARAMGAATVIGIDRHASRLAAAERLGSAAVSMESGDPLSRVRGATGGRGADLAVEATGTLAGLVAASALARPWGTLLSLGVGIERAGEFPAGSLAGRHVKLVPAGIPPVKNYIEPLMKMLANGVIDPSPIATHILPLEEAPRGYDLMAGRRDGALKVLLKP